One segment of Leptodactylus fuscus isolate aLepFus1 chromosome 7, aLepFus1.hap2, whole genome shotgun sequence DNA contains the following:
- the LOC142214497 gene encoding olfactory receptor 6N1-like, with protein sequence MENLNQTNLEYFELRGFDAFEDYSPILFTTFFIVYILTIIGNVLIILVVYYNVPLHTPMYFFITNLSCLEIWYVSTTTPNLLTMLITKNKKISFNRCFAQIYMFHSLGMTECNLLAIMAVDRFVAICKPLRYNVIMSTRVCRDLSLMCWLTGFLMAIPPITLTSHVPFCGSYYVNHYFCDLPSLLSLACGDITVTAIINKFVAGFATMFNLAIVVLMYINIIISIMRMRINRGWKKAFSTCSSHLTVVTLFYGAACIVYAAPRTSHSIEYNKLFALVYAMFTPFLNPIIYSLRNQEVICGLKRGLKNIHRHIIEG encoded by the coding sequence ATGGAAAATCTCAACCAGACAAACCTCGAGTACTTTGAGCTCCGAGGATTTGATGCCTTTGAGGACTACAGTCCAATTCTGTTCACGACATTTTTTATTGTCTACATTTTGACCATTATCGGAAACGTGTTGATCATTTTGGTCGtatattataatgttcctcttcacACCCCCATGTATTTCTTCATCACCAATTTGTCCTGTCTTGAGATTTGGTATGTGTCTACCACAACCCCCAATCTTTTGACTATGTTGATAACCAAAAATAAGAAGATCTCATTCAACCGCTGCTTCGCTCAAATCTACATGTTCCATAGTTTGGGTATGACAGAGTGTAATCTCTTGGCTATTATGGCCGTTGACCGATTTGTGGCCATATGTAAACCTCTCAGATACAATGTCATCATGAGTACCAGAGTATGTAGAGACTTAAGCTTGATGTGTTGGCTAACTGGGTTTCTGATGGCCATCCCGCCCATAACTTTGACTTCTCATGTTCCGTTTTGTGGAAGTTATTATGTGAATCATTACTTCTGTGATTTGCCATCGTTACTCAGTCTGGCATGTGGTGACATTACAGTTACAGCCATTATAAATAAATTTGTTGCTGGATTTGCCACAATGTTCAACCTTGCCATTGttgttcttatgtacattaatattATAATTTCCATTATGAGGATGAGGAttaatagaggatggaagaaggccttctccacctgctcctCACACTTGACAGTGGTGACCCTATTCTATGGGGCGGCTTGTATTGTCTATGCTGCTCCAAGAACATCTCATTCAATAGAGTATAATAAATTATTTGCCCTGGTCTATGCCATGTTCACCCCATTTCTTAACCCAATCATTTATAGTCTGAGGAACCAGGAAGTGATATGTGGGTTAAAAAGAGGACTAAAAAACATTCATAGACATATCATTGAAGGATAA